In the genome of Sphaeramia orbicularis chromosome 13, fSphaOr1.1, whole genome shotgun sequence, one region contains:
- the LOC115432045 gene encoding endonuclease domain-containing 1 protein, giving the protein MQTLVTLCALLSLLFSIHADVVERFEDVPECVKYFYKGKVPEWGALTPGAARLCQRFVNRYHFATLYDTNHRIAVYSAYHFQPSYGGGRERRWFVEPQLVNMAWQAEMKDGYWLGKDHPGVYLGEKQALNEDYTHSGFDRGHLNPNGHHAVPSRNATFTLTNVVPQNPKMNQNAWRIHESELNDLFREKCSKAYVLVGAIPSADNWIVKNNVKRVNIPDYLWNAYCCVDNNGRPIQSGAATARNTEENWVEKLTLDELEEFMQQFSDQPVGELFHNSCRA; this is encoded by the exons ATGCAGACCTTGGTAACTCTGTGTGCTCTTCTCTCACTCCTCTTTTCTATCCATGCGGATGTCGTGGAACGCTTTGAg GATGTGCCAGAATGTGTGAAGTACTTCTATAAAGGAAAGGTGCCAGAGTGGGGGGCTTTGACACCTGGTGCCGCCCGCCTCTGTCAACGTTTTGTCAACAG GTACCACTTTGCTACACTTTATGACACCAACCATCGAATTGCTGTCTACTCTGCCTATCATTTCCAGCCCAGCTATGGAGGTGGCAGGGAGAGACGCTGGTTCGTAGAGCCCCAG CTGGTAAACATGGCCTGGCAAGCAGAGATGAAGGATGGATACTGGCTGGGGAAAGACCACCCTGGGGTCTACCTGGGAGAGAAGCAGGCTCTGAATGAGGACTACACACACTCTGGATTTGACCGTGGCCACCTCAACCCTAACGGACACCATGCAG TTCCTAGCCGTAATGCCACTTTCACTCTGACCAATGTGGTCCCTCAGAACCCCAAGATGAACCAAAACGCCTGGAGGATCCACGAATCTGAGCTCAATGACCTTTTCCGTGAGAAGTGTTCTAAGGCCTATGTTCTGGTCGGTGCCATTCCCTCTGCAGACAACTGGATTGTCAAGAACAATGTCAAGCGTGTCAACATCCCTGACTACCTGTGGAACGCCTACTGCTGTGTGGACAACAATGGAAGGCCGATTCAGAGTGGTGCTGCCACAGCAAGAAACACAGAGGAGAACTGGGTGGAAAAGCTCACTCTGGATGAACTGGAGGAATTTATGCAGCAGTTCTCTGATCAACCAGTAGGGGAGCTGTTTCACAACAGCTGCAGAGCATAA
- the LOC115431223 gene encoding TRPM8 channel-associated factor homolog, with protein MLSNLTSNLFFNLQTLIMSTQATQTIQEEAYVSLTRGLTDLDFRGPCIPSDLVLIGDHSFPLVMNSHGQVLMAASFYGSGRIVVLGHESYLTAFPALVENALVWLRGDGSENQSVGIHNNVQGVTHNLSTSLFQTQTVGSFSCDLGVGVYVTDAYSVGPDQKDLVAFLKAGGGVLIAGQAWSWAADHPKENTLLQFVGNKLSGVAGVYFSDHHAEAEYLPVYPQIPSSWMAMVIGKDFADDLEFLLQGISEFDLLNGVVASEVLVHGPLAFPIGTTEDGRAFLAGAYYGQGRVVVVTHEGLLRRESLAPFWINALHWLDEGRRGVVGVTPDLHQAFDLLSKTEFVCEKTNFRKDLSVFVCTAYRNDCIEEIREFVAEGGGLLIGGHAWYWAQTHKGQNLMTDFSGNKILTKMGLSLLENIIREGSFKAPVPSQAIKDTYHFRHVLHRFAGHCAHGDKLSKREEECLTKLGGDCSKYLRLKTDDNAYKQVVSTFTDIVKKTGMPQVCESCPVKSPRDRLLLHVGSELYKVHPDPDELLPHLIKNNPLLPVVYNHRIKVDVKTAGGEEWVSTGLYLSPGMKTYMAIPAEIINKGWKVQIGCQTDRLKAEVLKRAPCVHDRFPISSEMVQVRNLWGGLIYLVAPPKTQVEGVEVIVQIAVPAPYYKSGVTTAADWSLLRTAPSPWAELEFDNIIFTVPSEFVRDLDHPDELATHWDDIMRGIADLAAIPHKFTRKERFVTDVQISHGWMHAGYPVMAHKSTAPQVLSIEHAKTKGLWGIIHELGHNQQRGCWEFPPHTTECTCNLWSVYVHEEVLGVNRAKPQPGLSPAKRQSTAEKYAKEGKNLSSWSVFVALETYLQLQDKFGWDAFKRVFAAYHEMSNFPKDNKRKMNLYAVTFSQAVEMNLSGFFKSWGWPIERDTEDKLSKLPPWTDHPMVQYD; from the exons ATGCTGTCTAACCTGACGTCCAACCTCTTCTTCAACCTTCAAACACTCATCATGTCGACCCAGGCCACTCAAACCATACAAGAAGAGGCCTATGTCTCCCTGACGAGAGGCCTAACAGACCTGGACTTCAGGGGTCCATGTATTCCGAGTGACCTGGTTCTGATTGGAGACCATTCTTTTCCTTTGGTCATGAACAGTCATGGCCAGGTGCTGATGGCTGCCTCCTTCTACGGATCTGGACGGATTGTGGTCCTGGGCCATGAAAGCTACCTGACTGCCTTTCCTGCTCTGGTAGAGAACGCTCTGGTCTGGCTGAGAGGAGATGGATCTGAAAACCAGTCTGTGGGGATCCACAACAATGTCCAGGGTGTCACTCATAATCTCAGCACATCCCTCTTCCAAACCCAAACTGTGGGATCCTTCAGCTGTGATCTGGGGGTTGGTGTGTATGTGACAGATGCCTACAGTGTGGGTCCAGATCAGAAGGACCTGGTGGCATTTCTGAAAGCTGGAGGAGGAGTGCTGATAGCCGGGCAGGCGTGGAGCTGGGCTGCAGATCACCCAAAGGAAAATACTCTGCTCCAGTTTGTAGGGAATAAGCTGTCTGGAGTGGCAGGGGTCTACTTCTCTGACCATCATGCAGAGGCAGAGTACCTTCCAGTCTATCCTCAAATCCCATCATCCTGGATGGCCATGGT AATTGGAAAAGACTTTGCGGATGACTTGGAATTTTTACTCCAAGGGATTTCAGAGTTTGACCTCCTGAATGGAGTGGTGGCTTCTGAGGTCCTGGTTCATGGACCCCTGGCCTTTCCCATCGGTACCACAGAGGATGGACGGGCGTTCCTGGCAGGAGCTTATTATGGGCAAGGACGGGTTGTTGTGGTCACACATGAAGGACTTCTCAGAcgagag TCTCTGGCTCCGTTTTGGATTAATGCCCTTCACTGGTTGGATGAAGGCAGGAGGGGTGTTGTTGGTGTAACGCCAGACCTACACCAAGCCTTTGACCTCCTCAGCAAGACAGAGTTTGTGTGTGAGAAGACAAACTTCCGGAAAGACCTCAGTGTATTTGTGTGCACAGCGTACCGAAATGATTGTATAGAGGAAATCCGAGAGTTTGTGGCAGAGGGTGGAGGCCTGCTGATTGGTGGACACGCCTGGTACTGGGCACAGACACACAAGGGCCAGAACCTGATGACAGACTTTTCAG GGAACAAGATATTGACCAAAATGGGCTTGAGCCTTCTGGAGAACATCATTAGAGAAGGTTCCTTCAAGGCCCCTGTCCCCAGTCAGGCCATCAAAGACACCTACCACTTCCGCCATGTTTTACATCGCTTCGCCGGTCATTGTGCCCATGGAGATAAACTTTCCAAACGCGAGGAGGAGTGTCTGACAAAGCTGGGTGGAGACTGTTCTAAGTACTTGCGTTTGAAGACTGATGATAACGCATATAAACAGGTGGTGTCCACCTTCACTGACATCGTGAAGAAGACAGGAATGCCACAG gtGTGTGAGAGCTGCCCTGTGAAGAGTCCCAGAGACCGTCTCCTCCTCCATGTTGGGTCTGAACTCTATAAAGTTCACCCAGATCCTGATGAACTCCTGCCGCACCTCATTAAGAATAACCCACTGCTGCCAGTCGTGTATAACCACAGGATCAAGGTTGACGTGAAGACAGCAG GAGGGGAGGAATGGGTCAGTACAGGTCTCTACCTGTCCCCTGGTATGAAGACCTACATGGCCATACCAGCAGAGATCATCAACAAAGGATGGAAG GTCCAGATAGGATGTCAAACAGACAGACTCAAAGCTGAAGTGTTGAAGAGAGCGCCATGTGTCCATGATCGATTCCCCATTAGCTCAGAGATGGTTCAAGTGCGCAACCTATGGGGGGGTCTCATCTACCTGGTGGCACCACCCAAAACACAAGTGGAGGGAGTAGAGGTCATAGTGCAAATAGCTGTACCTGCACCGTATTATAAATCTG GTGTGACAACAGCTGCTGATTGGTCGTTGCTGCGCACAGCCCCCTCCCCCTGGGCAGAGCTGGAGTTTGATAACATCATCTTCACTGTGCCATCGGAGTTTGTTCGGGACCTGGACCACCCTGATGAGCTGGCCACACACTGGGATGACATCATGAGGGGCATTGCTGACCTGGCTGCCATACCACATAAATTCACTCGCAAAGAGCGTTTTGTAACTGATGTGCAGATTTCTCATG GTTGGATGCATGCAGGCTATCCTGTCATGGCACATAAATCCACAGCTCCCCAAGTTCTCAGCATTGAACATGCCAAGACCAAAGGTTTGTGGGGCATCATCCATGAGCTAGGACACAACCAGCAGAGGGGCTGCTGGGAGTTCCCACCACACACCACAGAGTGCACATGTAACCTGTGGTCAGTGTATGTACATGAGGAGGTGCTGGGAGTCAACAGAGCAAAG CCTCAGCCAGGACTGAGTCCAGCAAAAAGGCAGAGTACTGCAGAAAAGTATGCAAAGGAGGGCAAAAATCTCAGCAGCTGGAGTGTGTTTGTGGCTCTGGAGACATACCTTCAG cTCCAGGATAAATTTGGTTGGGATGCCTTTAAGAGGGTCTTTGCTGCCTACCATGAGATGAGCAACTTCCCCAAAGACAACAAAAGAAAGATGAACCTGTACGCTGTGACTTTCTCCCAGGCTGTGGAGATGAATCTGAGTGGGTTCTTTAAGTCGTGGGGCTGGCCCATAGAAAGAGACACCGAGGACAAACTGTCCAAGCTGCCTCCATGGACGGACCACCCCATGGTCCAGTATGACTGA
- the LOC115431225 gene encoding TRPM8 channel-associated factor homolog has product MSTQATQTIQEEAYVSLMRGLTDLDFRGPCIPSDLVLIGDHSFPLVMNSHGQVLMAASFYGSGRIVVLGHESYLTAFPALVENALVWLRGDGSENQSVGIHNNVQGVTHNLSTSLFQTQTVGSFSRDLGVGVYVTDAYSVGPDQKDLVAFLKAGGGVLIAGQAWSWAADHPKENTLLQFVGNKLSGVAGVYFSDHHAEAEYLPVYPQIPSSWMAMVIGKDFEDDLKFLLQGISEFEIPNGIVASEVLVHGPLAFPIGTTEDGRAFLAGSYYGQGRVVVVTHEGLLKQESWACFWTNALHWLDEGRKGVVGVTSDLRQAFDLYNKSELHCEKTNFRKDLSVFVCKVSRSEWIEEILEFVAEGGGLLIGGHAWAWAQKHKGQKPMTDFSGNKILTKMGLSIQENTIRKGSFKAPVPSQAIKDTYHFRHVLHRFAGHCAHGDKLSKHEEECLTKLGGDCSKYLRMKTDDNAYKQVVSTFTDIVKKTGMPQVCESCPVKSPRDRLLLHVGSELYKVHPDPDELLPHLIKNNPLLPVVYNHRIKVDVKTAGGEEWVSTGLYLSPGMKTYMAIPAEIINKGWKVQIGCQTDRIKAEVLKRAPCVHDRFPITSEMVQVHNLWGGLIYLVAPPKTQVKGVEVIVQIAVPAPYYKSGVTTAADWSLLRTAPSPWAELEFDNIIFTVPSEFVQDLDRPDELAAHWDDIMRGVADLAAKPHKFPRKERFVTDVQISHGYMHAGYPVMALRSAAPLVLSIKHAKTKGLWGIIHELGHNQQRGCWEFPSHTTECTCNLWSVYVHEEVLGVNRAKAHPNMAPAKRNSRAEQYVKGGRNLSKWSMWVALETYMQLQDKFGWDALKRVFAAYHEMSNFPKDNKGKMNLYAVTFSQAVEMNLSGFFKSWGWPIERDTEDKLSKLPPWTDHPMVQYD; this is encoded by the exons ATGTCGACCCAGGCCACTCAAACCATACAAGAAGAGGCCTATGTCTCCCTGATGAGAGGCCTAACAGACCTGGACTTCAGGGGTCCATGTATTCCGAGTGACCTGGTTCTGATTGGAGACCATTCTTTTCCTTTGGTCATGAACAGTCATGGCCAGGTGCTGATGGCTGCCTCCTTTTATGGATCTGGACGGATTGTGGTCCTGGGCCATGAAAGCTACCTGACTGCCTTTCCTGCTCTGGTAGAGAACGCTCTGGTCTGGCTGAGAGGAGATGGATCTGAAAACCAGTCTGTGGGGATCCACAACAACGTCCAGGGAGTCACTCATAATCTCAGCACATCCCTCTTCCAAACCCAAACTGTGGGATCCTTCAGCCGTGATCTGGGGGTTGGTGTGTATGTGACAGATGCCTACAGTGTGGGTCCAGATCAGAAGGACCTGGTGGCATTTCTGAAAGCTGGAGGAGGAGTGCTGATAGCCGGGCAGGCGTGGAGCTGGGCTGCAGATCACCCAAAGGAAAATACTCTGCTCCAGTTTGTAGGGAATAAGCTGTCTGGAGTGGCAGGGGTCTACTTCTCTGACCATCATGCAGAGGCAGAGTACCTTCCAGTCTATCCTCAAATCCCATCGTCCTGGATGGCCATGGT AATTGGAAAAGACTTTGAGGATGACTTAAAGTTTCTACTTCAAGGGATTTCAGAGTTTGAGATCCCAAATGGAATAGTTGCTTCTGAGGTTCTGGTTCATGGACCTTTAGCCTTTCCCATTGGTACCACAGAGGATGGACGGGCTTTCCTGGCAGGATCCTATTACGGACAAGGACGGGTTGTTGTGGTCACACATGAAGGACTTCTCAAACAAGAG TCGTGGGCTTGCTTTTGGACTAATGCGCTTCACTGGTTGGATGAAGGAAGGAAAGGTGTTGTCGGTGTAActtcagacctccgccaagccttTGACCTCTACAACAAGTCAGAGCTTCACTGTGAGAAGACAAACTTCCGGAAAGACCTGAGTGTATTTGTGTGCAAAGTCTCCCGAAGTGAATGGATTGAAGAAATCCTAGAGTTTGTGGCAGAGGGTGGAGGCCTGCTAATCGGTGGACACGCCTGGGCCTGGGCACAGAAACACAAGGGCCAAAAGCCGATGACGGATTTCTCAG GGAACAAGATATTGACCAAAATGGGCCTGAGCATCCAGGAGAATACCATTAGAAAAGGTTCCTTCAAGGCCCCTGTCCCCAGTCAGGCCATCAAAGACACCTACCACTTCCGCCATGTTTTACATCGCTTCGCCGGTCATTGTGCCCATGGAGATAAACTTTCCAAACATGAGGAGGAGTGTCTGACAAAGCTGGGTGGAGACTGTTCTAAGTACTTGCGTATGAAGACTGATGATAACGCATATAAACAGGTGGTGTCCACCTTCACTGACATCGTGAAGAAGACAGGAATGCCACAG gtGTGTGAGAGCTGCCCTGTGAAGAGTCCCAGAGACCGTCTCCTCCTCCATGTTGGGTCTGAACTCTATAAAGTTCACCCAGATCCTGATGAACTCCTGCCGCACCTCATTAAGAATAACCCACTGCTGCCAGTCGTGTATAACCACAGGATCAAGGTTGACGTGAAGACAGCAG GAGGGGAGGAATGGGTCAGTACAGGTCTCTACCTGTCCCCTGGTATGAAGACCTACATGGCCATACCAGCAGAGATCATCAACAAAGGATGGAAG GTCCAGATAGGATGTCAAACAGACAGAATCAAAGCTGAAGTGTTGAAGAGAGCGCCATGTGTCCATGATCGATTCCCCATTACCTCAGAGATGGTTCAAGTGCACAACTTATGGGGGGGTCTCATCTACCTGGTGGCGCCACCCAAAACACAAGTGAAGGGAGTAGAGGTCATAGTGCAAATAGCTGTACCTGCACCTTATTATAAATCTG GTGTGACAACAGCTGCTGATTGGTCGCTGTTGCGCACAGCCCCCTCCCCCTGGGCAGAGCTGGAGTTTGATAACATCATCTTCACTGTGCCATCGGAGTTTGTTCAGGACCTGGACCGTCCTGATGAGTTGGCAGCACACTGGGATGACATCATGAGGGGCGTCGCGGACCTGGCTGCCAAACCACATAAATTTCCCCGAAAAGAACGTTTTGTAACCGATGTGCAGATTTCTCACG GTTACATGCATGCAGGTTACCCTGTCATGGCACTCAGATCCGCAGCTCCCTTAGTTTTAAGCATTAAACATGCAAAGACCAAAGGTCTGTGGGGCATCATCCATGAGCTAGGACACAACCAGCAGAGGGGCTGCTGGGAGTTCCCATCACACACCACAGAGTGCACATGCAACCTGTGGTCAGTGTATGTACATGAGGAGGTGCTGGGAGTCAACAGAGCAAAG GCTCATCCAAACATGGCCCCAGCAAAACGAAACAGTCGTGCAGAGCAGTATGTCAAGGGGGGCAGGAACCTGAGCAAATGGAGCATGTGGGTCGCCCTGGAGACATATATGCAG CTCCAGGATAAATTTGGCTGGGATGCTCTCAAGAGGGTGTTTGCTGCCTACCATGAGATGAGCAATTTCCCCAAAGACAACAAAGGAAAGATGAACCTGTACGCTGTGACTTTCTCCCAGGCTGTGGAGATGAATCTGAGTGGGTTCTTTAAGTCCTGGGGCTGGCCCATTGAAAGAGACACTGAGGACAAACTGTCCAAGCTGCCTCCATGGACGGACCACCCCATGGTCCAATATGACTGA